Proteins from one Malaya genurostris strain Urasoe2022 chromosome 2, Malgen_1.1, whole genome shotgun sequence genomic window:
- the LOC131432913 gene encoding myotubularin-related protein 9 gives MEFAELIRTPKLDGVLLYEQLKREQIDGTLCITGHHLILSTRREGARELWLLHQNVDIVERKPCIINNVLEGGTIILKCKDLRILQLKISSPQEYFNISNSIEQLSNLEETKKLYPFFYIPMYNVIQDGHTEYTMETEFAKLLATDEWRLTTVNHDFKVCPSYGSRLLVRKSITDEQIIQSAAFRDGGRFPVLAYKHSNGAVLFRCAQPLAGPGVKRCRADEAILNAVVEPGGKKGCIFDTWGKSKNTNTEIEPHYPQWRIFSRPLGHLASVSALLDSFVKLMEACNDVGSSTDRWLSRLESSGWLSYVLNAMNVSCVVAQCLALEGVPVVIHGGKGLDTPLIVTSVAQIILNPDCRTIKGLQALIEREWLQAGFPFSTRHKHSCYTPSTQRHKTSSATFVLFLDCVFQLYNQFPCSFEFDSRYLIMLFEHSYCSQYGTFLGDSERERAELRVRERTTSLWSHINRPEMIDTMLNPMYVPNGTVIWPSVAPLSIILWSEMYTRWVIDQSQRQATRDRMLAIVSDEKELEKRAKKLRRELSELQREYQRLKLEEESLQGGESPEDDIVDSTNC, from the exons ATGGAATTTGCTGAGTTGATAAGAACGCCCAAACTGGACGGGGTTCTGCTGTACGAACAACTGAAGCGAGAACAAATCGACGGAACACTTTGCATTACCGGTCATCACCTGATACTGAGCACACGCCGAGAGGGTGCTCGAGAATTGTGG CTGCTTCATCAGAATGTGGACATTGTCGAACGAAAGCCGTGTATCATCAATAATGTTCTGGAAGGTGGAACGATCATTCTCAAGTGTAAAGATCTACGGATATTACAGCTTAAGATTAGCTCACCGCAAGAGTACTTCAACATATCCAATTCGATTGAACAGCTATCGAACTTAGAGGAAACGAAAAAGCTTTACCCGTTTTTCTACATTCCGATGTACAACGTGATACAGGATGGCCACACGGAGTACACGATGGAAACGGAGTTTGCGAAACTACTGGCCACCGACGAGTGGCGCTTGACGACGGTCAACCATGACTTTAAAGTTTGCCCGTCGTACGGTTCCCGGCTGTTGGTGCGAAAATCGATAACGGACGAACAAATTATTCAATCAGCTGCCTTTCGCGACGGTGGTCGCTTCCCAGTATTGGCCTACAAGCACAGCAACGGAGCCGTACTGTTCCGCTGCGCTCAGCCACTGGCCGGACCTGGTGTGAAACGCTGTCGTGCTGACGAGGCAATTTTGAATGCGGTGGTTGAACCGGGTGGCAAAAAAGGTTGCATTTTCGACACGTGGGGAAAGAGTAAAAACACCAACACCGAAATCGAGCCACACTATCCGCAATGGAGGATATTCAGCAGACCGCTGGGTCACTTGGCGTCCGTTTCGGCGCTGTTAGATAGTTTTGTTAAATTAATGGAAGCCTGCAATGACGTGGGCTCCAGCACGGATCGGTGGCTTTCTCGGTTGGAAAGTTCCGGCTGGTTAAGTTACGTGCTGAACGCGATGAACGTTTCCTGCGTGGTGGCACAGTGTCTGGCTCTGGAGGGGGTTCCGGTTGTGATCCACGGTGGCAAGGGACTGGACACGCCGCTGATCGTCACTTCGGTGGCGCAAATTATTCTAAATCCCGACTGTCGGACAATAAAAGG TTTGCAGGCCCTAATCGAGCGCGAATGGTTACAGGCCGGTTTCCCGTTCTCAACACGACACAAACACTCGTGCTATACTCCGTCAACTCAGCGACACAAAACATCCAGTGCGACATTCGTTCTGTTTCTCGATTGTGTCTTTCAGCTGTACAATCAATTTCCGTGCAGCTTCGAGTTCGATTCGCGCTACCTCATAATGCTGTTCGAGCATAGCTACTGCAGCCAGTATGGCACATTCTTGGGTGATTCGGAACGGGAACGGGCCGAGCTGAGGGTGCGGGAACGAACGACCAGTCTGTGGAGTCACATCAACCGGCCGGAGATGATCGATACCATGCTCAATCCGATGTATGTGCCGAATGGAACCGTTATCTGGCCCTCGGTGGCCCCGCTCAGTATTATCCTGTGGTCGGAAATGTACACACGGTGGGTGATCGACCAAAGCCAACGGCAGGCCACCCGCGACCGGATGCTTGCCATCGTCAGTGACGAGAAGGAACTGGAGAAACGGGCGAAAAAGTTGCGCCGCGAACTGTCCGAACTACAGCGCGAGTATCAACGGCTGAAGCTGGAGGAAGAATCGCTGCAGGGCGGCGAATCACCGGAGGATGACATCGTTGACA